Proteins encoded in a region of the Polyodon spathula isolate WHYD16114869_AA chromosome 9, ASM1765450v1, whole genome shotgun sequence genome:
- the LOC121320864 gene encoding POU domain, class 2, transcription factor 1-like isoform X12 → MEEQRVKMRVQEQTSFESAQQDDMQESRMSNPSETNKPTMESGDGSTDIYTTGYGPLQHLICWDVLAAGSKLASAQTNGLDFQRQSVQTSAITNAHAQALLHQLTLTPAQQQLLLQQAQAQLLAAAVQHSASQQHNATGATISASAATPMTHIPLSQPIQITPDLQQLQQFQQQNLNLQQFVLVQPGHPIATQLQPAQFIISQTPQGQQSLLQAQNLLTQLPQQSQANLLQSQPSITLTAQPATPTRTIAATPIQPLPQNQTTPKRIDTPSLEEPSDLEELEQFAKTFKQRRIKLGFTQGDVGLAMGKLYGNDFSQTTISRFEALNLSFKNMCKLKPLLEKWLNDAENLTSDQALSSPSVLNSSGMGIEGLNRRRKKRTSIETNIRVALEKSFLEQNQKPTSEEITMIADQLNMEKEVIRVWFCNRRQKEKRINPPSSGSMSSTPIKAIFPNPATLVPSTASLVTSNTPTTLTVNSVLPITSTAVTNTGFTGMRDTDTSAILQQLYAYYHGTTGIGSATNTASVISSTPVASSAVTSPSLSPSPTSLSTSATESVSTHETSTTTQASTAVSSPLGTNQVMVTASGLSAALQGAATQLPANAGLAAMAAAAGLNPGLMSSQFAPGGALLSLNPGTFGSALNPALLSNSTLIQALASGGSLPITSLDASGNLLFANANAGGNLVTAPLFLNPQNLSLLTSNPVSLVSAAAASSGTSAQALNLQVTSAVAESNQNVVTSAGGAAAASTITTASKAQ, encoded by the exons acttcTTTTGAAAGTGCACAGCAAGATGACATGCAAG AATCAAGAATGAGTAATCCGTCAGAAACGAATAAACCTACGATGGAGAGTGGTGATGGGAGCACAG ATATATATACAACAGGATATGGTCCACTACAACATCTAATTTGCTGGGATGTCCTGGCTGCAGGCAGCAAACTTGCAA GTGCCCAGACAAATGGATTGGACTTTCAGAGACAGTCTGTGCAAACAAGTGCAATCACTAATGCACATGCACAGGCATTACTTCATCAG CTAACCTTGACGCCCGCACAGCAGCAGTTGCTACTCCAACAAGCACAGGCTCAGCTGCTGGCAGCAGCAGTCCAACACTCTGCCAGTCAGCAACATAATGCCACCGGGGCAACCATCTCTGCATCTGCAGCTACTCCAATGACACACATACCCCTTTCACAGCCTATCCAAATAACACCA GACCTGCAGCAGCTTCAGCAGTTTCAGCAGCAAAACTTGAATCTGCAGCAGTTTGTGTTGGTGCAGCCGGGACACCCAATTGCAACCCAGTTGCAACCGGCTCAGTTCATTATATCACAGACGCCGCAGGGGCAGCAGA gtCTCCTGCAAGCTCAAAATCTTTTAACACAACTACCTCAACAAAGCCAAGCTAACCTCCTGCAGTCACAACCAAGCATCACCCTCACTGCACAG CCAGCTACGCCGACGCGCACAATAGCGGCGACACCCATTCAGCCACTTCCACAGAACCAGACGACACCAAAGCGCATAGACACTCCCAGTTTAGAGGAGCCCAGTGATCTGGAGGAGTTGGAGCAATTTGCTAAAACTTTCAAACAGAGGAGAATCAAACTGGGATTCACTCAG GGCGATGTTGGACTTGCTATGGGGAAACTGTATGGAAATGATTTTAGTCAAACAACAATCTCTCGCTTTGAAGCCTTGAATCTcagctttaaaaacatgtgcaagcTTAAACCCTTGCTTGAAAAGTGGCTAAATGATGcag AGAATTTGACATCTGACCAAGCTTTGTCCAGCCCAAGTGTCCTGAACTCCTCAGGAATGGGAATAGAGGGGCTGAATCGCAGGAGGAAGAAACGCACCAGCATTGAGACCAACATACGAGTGGCCTTAGAAAAGAGTTTTCTGGAG caGAACCAAAAGCCTACCTCTGAGGAGATCACAATGATAGCTGACCAGCTGAACATGGAGAAGGAGGTTATTCGTGTCTGGTTCTGTAATCGACGGCAAAAAGAGAAAAGAATCAATCCGCCTAGCAGTGGCAGCATGAGCAGCACTCCTATTAAAGCAATCTTCCCAAATCCTGCTACACTA GTGCCCAGCACTGCTAGCCTTGTGACCAGTAATACACCGACTACACTGACTGTAAACTCAGTTCTGCCTATAACAAGCACTGCTGTAACTAATACTGGCTTCACAGGTATGAGGGACACAGATACTTCTGCAATATTGCAACAACTTTATGCTTATTATCACG GCACAACAGGAATTGGGTCTGCCACTAACACAGCATCCGTGATCTCATCCACACCGGTCGCTTCCTCGGCTGTGACCTCACCTTCACTCAGCCCTTCCCCTACTTCATTATCTACGTCAGCCACAGAATCGGTCAGCACACATGAGACCAGTACCACCACACAAGCATCCACTGCCGTGTCTTCTCCATTGGGTACCAACCAGGTCATGGTGACAGCGTCTGGACTGTCAGCAGCCTTGCAAGGAGCAGCCACGCAGCTGCCTGCTAATGCAGGATTGGCAGctatggcagcagcagcaggacttAATCCTGGTCTGATGTCCTCTCAATTTGCACCAGG TGGTGCCTTATTAAGCCTCAATCCAGGAACATTTGGCAGTGCTTTAAACCCAGCATTGTTGAGCAACAGTACCCTTATTCAAG CTCTTGCATCTGGCGGGTCCCTTCCAATAACCTCTCTGGATGCCAGTGGAAATCTCTTGTTTGCCAATGCAAATGCAGGAGGTAACCTTGTGACTGCCCCATTGTTCCTTAACCCGCAAAACCTTTCTTTGCTCACCAGCAACCCAGTCAGCCTGGTTTCTGCGGCTGCTGCCTCTTCAGGCACTTCTGCACAGGCCCTGAACCTCCAGGTCACCTCAGCTGTAGCCGAATCAAACCAGAACGTTGTCACTTCTGCAGGCGGGGCGGCTGCTGCATCAACCATCACTACCGCCTCCAAGGCCCAATAA
- the LOC121320864 gene encoding POU domain, class 2, transcription factor 1-like isoform X4: MEEQRVKMRVQEQTSFESAQQDDMQESRMSNPSETNKPTMESGDGSTDIYTTGYGPLQHLICWDVLAAGSKLASAQTNGLDFQRQSVQTSAITNAHAQALLHQVQLAGASLQAASQTVNFQSKTEESADSQVSSQPSTQHSVQGALPQTPLMLAGGQITGLTLTPAQQQLLLQQAQAQLLAAAVQHSASQQHNATGATISASAATPMTHIPLSQPIQITPDLQQLQQFQQQNLNLQQFVLVQPGHPIATQLQPAQFIISQTPQGQQSLLQAQNLLTQLPQQSQANLLQSQPSITLTAQPATPTRTIAATPIQPLPQNQTTPKRIDTPSLEEPSDLEELEQFAKTFKQRRIKLGFTQGDVGLAMGKLYGNDFSQTTISRFEALNLSFKNMCKLKPLLEKWLNDAENLTSDQALSSPSVLNSSGMGIEGLNRRRKKRTSIETNIRVALEKSFLEQNQKPTSEEITMIADQLNMEKEVIRVWFCNRRQKEKRINPPSSGSMSSTPIKAIFPNPATLVPSTASLVTSNTPTTLTVNSVLPITSTAVTNTGFTGTTGIGSATNTASVISSTPVASSAVTSPSLSPSPTSLSTSATESVSTHETSTTTQASTAVSSPLGTNQVMVTASGLSAALQGAATQLPANAGLAAMAAAAGLNPGLMSSQFAPGGALLSLNPGTFGSALNPALLSNSTLIQALASGGSLPITSLDASGNLLFANANAGGNLVTAPLFLNPQNLSLLTSNPVSLVSAAAASSGTSAQALNLQVTSAVAESNQNVVTSAGGAAAASTITTASKAQ; encoded by the exons acttcTTTTGAAAGTGCACAGCAAGATGACATGCAAG AATCAAGAATGAGTAATCCGTCAGAAACGAATAAACCTACGATGGAGAGTGGTGATGGGAGCACAG ATATATATACAACAGGATATGGTCCACTACAACATCTAATTTGCTGGGATGTCCTGGCTGCAGGCAGCAAACTTGCAA GTGCCCAGACAAATGGATTGGACTTTCAGAGACAGTCTGTGCAAACAAGTGCAATCACTAATGCACATGCACAGGCATTACTTCATCAG GTCCAGCTTGCAGGAGCAAGTTTACAGGCTGCTTCTCAGACAGTAAATTTCCag TCTAAAACAGAAGAATCTGCTGATTCTCAAGTCTCAAGTCAGCCTTCCACTCAGCACTCAGTACAGGGTGCTCTCCCACAGACTCCGCTCATGTTGGCAGGAGGACAGATCACTGGA CTAACCTTGACGCCCGCACAGCAGCAGTTGCTACTCCAACAAGCACAGGCTCAGCTGCTGGCAGCAGCAGTCCAACACTCTGCCAGTCAGCAACATAATGCCACCGGGGCAACCATCTCTGCATCTGCAGCTACTCCAATGACACACATACCCCTTTCACAGCCTATCCAAATAACACCA GACCTGCAGCAGCTTCAGCAGTTTCAGCAGCAAAACTTGAATCTGCAGCAGTTTGTGTTGGTGCAGCCGGGACACCCAATTGCAACCCAGTTGCAACCGGCTCAGTTCATTATATCACAGACGCCGCAGGGGCAGCAGA gtCTCCTGCAAGCTCAAAATCTTTTAACACAACTACCTCAACAAAGCCAAGCTAACCTCCTGCAGTCACAACCAAGCATCACCCTCACTGCACAG CCAGCTACGCCGACGCGCACAATAGCGGCGACACCCATTCAGCCACTTCCACAGAACCAGACGACACCAAAGCGCATAGACACTCCCAGTTTAGAGGAGCCCAGTGATCTGGAGGAGTTGGAGCAATTTGCTAAAACTTTCAAACAGAGGAGAATCAAACTGGGATTCACTCAG GGCGATGTTGGACTTGCTATGGGGAAACTGTATGGAAATGATTTTAGTCAAACAACAATCTCTCGCTTTGAAGCCTTGAATCTcagctttaaaaacatgtgcaagcTTAAACCCTTGCTTGAAAAGTGGCTAAATGATGcag AGAATTTGACATCTGACCAAGCTTTGTCCAGCCCAAGTGTCCTGAACTCCTCAGGAATGGGAATAGAGGGGCTGAATCGCAGGAGGAAGAAACGCACCAGCATTGAGACCAACATACGAGTGGCCTTAGAAAAGAGTTTTCTGGAG caGAACCAAAAGCCTACCTCTGAGGAGATCACAATGATAGCTGACCAGCTGAACATGGAGAAGGAGGTTATTCGTGTCTGGTTCTGTAATCGACGGCAAAAAGAGAAAAGAATCAATCCGCCTAGCAGTGGCAGCATGAGCAGCACTCCTATTAAAGCAATCTTCCCAAATCCTGCTACACTA GTGCCCAGCACTGCTAGCCTTGTGACCAGTAATACACCGACTACACTGACTGTAAACTCAGTTCTGCCTATAACAAGCACTGCTGTAACTAATACTGGCTTCACAG GCACAACAGGAATTGGGTCTGCCACTAACACAGCATCCGTGATCTCATCCACACCGGTCGCTTCCTCGGCTGTGACCTCACCTTCACTCAGCCCTTCCCCTACTTCATTATCTACGTCAGCCACAGAATCGGTCAGCACACATGAGACCAGTACCACCACACAAGCATCCACTGCCGTGTCTTCTCCATTGGGTACCAACCAGGTCATGGTGACAGCGTCTGGACTGTCAGCAGCCTTGCAAGGAGCAGCCACGCAGCTGCCTGCTAATGCAGGATTGGCAGctatggcagcagcagcaggacttAATCCTGGTCTGATGTCCTCTCAATTTGCACCAGG TGGTGCCTTATTAAGCCTCAATCCAGGAACATTTGGCAGTGCTTTAAACCCAGCATTGTTGAGCAACAGTACCCTTATTCAAG CTCTTGCATCTGGCGGGTCCCTTCCAATAACCTCTCTGGATGCCAGTGGAAATCTCTTGTTTGCCAATGCAAATGCAGGAGGTAACCTTGTGACTGCCCCATTGTTCCTTAACCCGCAAAACCTTTCTTTGCTCACCAGCAACCCAGTCAGCCTGGTTTCTGCGGCTGCTGCCTCTTCAGGCACTTCTGCACAGGCCCTGAACCTCCAGGTCACCTCAGCTGTAGCCGAATCAAACCAGAACGTTGTCACTTCTGCAGGCGGGGCGGCTGCTGCATCAACCATCACTACCGCCTCCAAGGCCCAATAA
- the LOC121320864 gene encoding POU domain, class 2, transcription factor 1-like isoform X6 has protein sequence MEEQRVKMRVQEQTSFESAQQDDMQESRMSNPSETNKPTMESGDGSTGAQTNGLDFQRQSVQTSAITNAHAQALLHQVQLAGASLQAASQTVNFQSKTEESADSQVSSQPSTQHSVQGALPQTPLMLAGGQITGLTLTPAQQQLLLQQAQAQLLAAAVQHSASQQHNATGATISASAATPMTHIPLSQPIQITPDLQQLQQFQQQNLNLQQFVLVQPGHPIATQLQPAQFIISQTPQGQQSLLQAQNLLTQLPQQSQANLLQSQPSITLTAQPATPTRTIAATPIQPLPQNQTTPKRIDTPSLEEPSDLEELEQFAKTFKQRRIKLGFTQGDVGLAMGKLYGNDFSQTTISRFEALNLSFKNMCKLKPLLEKWLNDAENLTSDQALSSPSVLNSSGMGIEGLNRRRKKRTSIETNIRVALEKSFLEQNQKPTSEEITMIADQLNMEKEVIRVWFCNRRQKEKRINPPSSGSMSSTPIKAIFPNPATLVPSTASLVTSNTPTTLTVNSVLPITSTAVTNTGFTGMRDTDTSAILQQLYAYYHGTTGIGSATNTASVISSTPVASSAVTSPSLSPSPTSLSTSATESVSTHETSTTTQASTAVSSPLGTNQVMVTASGLSAALQGAATQLPANAGLAAMAAAAGLNPGLMSSQFAPGGALLSLNPGTFGSALNPALLSNSTLIQALASGGSLPITSLDASGNLLFANANAGGNLVTAPLFLNPQNLSLLTSNPVSLVSAAAASSGTSAQALNLQVTSAVAESNQNVVTSAGGAAAASTITTASKAQ, from the exons acttcTTTTGAAAGTGCACAGCAAGATGACATGCAAG AATCAAGAATGAGTAATCCGTCAGAAACGAATAAACCTACGATGGAGAGTGGTGATGGGAGCACAG GTGCCCAGACAAATGGATTGGACTTTCAGAGACAGTCTGTGCAAACAAGTGCAATCACTAATGCACATGCACAGGCATTACTTCATCAG GTCCAGCTTGCAGGAGCAAGTTTACAGGCTGCTTCTCAGACAGTAAATTTCCag TCTAAAACAGAAGAATCTGCTGATTCTCAAGTCTCAAGTCAGCCTTCCACTCAGCACTCAGTACAGGGTGCTCTCCCACAGACTCCGCTCATGTTGGCAGGAGGACAGATCACTGGA CTAACCTTGACGCCCGCACAGCAGCAGTTGCTACTCCAACAAGCACAGGCTCAGCTGCTGGCAGCAGCAGTCCAACACTCTGCCAGTCAGCAACATAATGCCACCGGGGCAACCATCTCTGCATCTGCAGCTACTCCAATGACACACATACCCCTTTCACAGCCTATCCAAATAACACCA GACCTGCAGCAGCTTCAGCAGTTTCAGCAGCAAAACTTGAATCTGCAGCAGTTTGTGTTGGTGCAGCCGGGACACCCAATTGCAACCCAGTTGCAACCGGCTCAGTTCATTATATCACAGACGCCGCAGGGGCAGCAGA gtCTCCTGCAAGCTCAAAATCTTTTAACACAACTACCTCAACAAAGCCAAGCTAACCTCCTGCAGTCACAACCAAGCATCACCCTCACTGCACAG CCAGCTACGCCGACGCGCACAATAGCGGCGACACCCATTCAGCCACTTCCACAGAACCAGACGACACCAAAGCGCATAGACACTCCCAGTTTAGAGGAGCCCAGTGATCTGGAGGAGTTGGAGCAATTTGCTAAAACTTTCAAACAGAGGAGAATCAAACTGGGATTCACTCAG GGCGATGTTGGACTTGCTATGGGGAAACTGTATGGAAATGATTTTAGTCAAACAACAATCTCTCGCTTTGAAGCCTTGAATCTcagctttaaaaacatgtgcaagcTTAAACCCTTGCTTGAAAAGTGGCTAAATGATGcag AGAATTTGACATCTGACCAAGCTTTGTCCAGCCCAAGTGTCCTGAACTCCTCAGGAATGGGAATAGAGGGGCTGAATCGCAGGAGGAAGAAACGCACCAGCATTGAGACCAACATACGAGTGGCCTTAGAAAAGAGTTTTCTGGAG caGAACCAAAAGCCTACCTCTGAGGAGATCACAATGATAGCTGACCAGCTGAACATGGAGAAGGAGGTTATTCGTGTCTGGTTCTGTAATCGACGGCAAAAAGAGAAAAGAATCAATCCGCCTAGCAGTGGCAGCATGAGCAGCACTCCTATTAAAGCAATCTTCCCAAATCCTGCTACACTA GTGCCCAGCACTGCTAGCCTTGTGACCAGTAATACACCGACTACACTGACTGTAAACTCAGTTCTGCCTATAACAAGCACTGCTGTAACTAATACTGGCTTCACAGGTATGAGGGACACAGATACTTCTGCAATATTGCAACAACTTTATGCTTATTATCACG GCACAACAGGAATTGGGTCTGCCACTAACACAGCATCCGTGATCTCATCCACACCGGTCGCTTCCTCGGCTGTGACCTCACCTTCACTCAGCCCTTCCCCTACTTCATTATCTACGTCAGCCACAGAATCGGTCAGCACACATGAGACCAGTACCACCACACAAGCATCCACTGCCGTGTCTTCTCCATTGGGTACCAACCAGGTCATGGTGACAGCGTCTGGACTGTCAGCAGCCTTGCAAGGAGCAGCCACGCAGCTGCCTGCTAATGCAGGATTGGCAGctatggcagcagcagcaggacttAATCCTGGTCTGATGTCCTCTCAATTTGCACCAGG TGGTGCCTTATTAAGCCTCAATCCAGGAACATTTGGCAGTGCTTTAAACCCAGCATTGTTGAGCAACAGTACCCTTATTCAAG CTCTTGCATCTGGCGGGTCCCTTCCAATAACCTCTCTGGATGCCAGTGGAAATCTCTTGTTTGCCAATGCAAATGCAGGAGGTAACCTTGTGACTGCCCCATTGTTCCTTAACCCGCAAAACCTTTCTTTGCTCACCAGCAACCCAGTCAGCCTGGTTTCTGCGGCTGCTGCCTCTTCAGGCACTTCTGCACAGGCCCTGAACCTCCAGGTCACCTCAGCTGTAGCCGAATCAAACCAGAACGTTGTCACTTCTGCAGGCGGGGCGGCTGCTGCATCAACCATCACTACCGCCTCCAAGGCCCAATAA
- the LOC121320864 gene encoding POU domain, class 2, transcription factor 1-like isoform X7, protein MEEQRVKMRVQEQTSFESAQQDDMQESRMSNPSETNKPTMESGDGSTGAQTNGLDFQRQSVQTSAITNAHAQALLHQVQLAGASLQAASQTVNFQSKTEESADSQVSSQPSTQHSVQGALPQTPLMLAGGQITGLTLTPAQQQLLLQQAQAQLLAAAVQHSASQQHNATGATISASAATPMTHIPLSQPIQITPDLQQLQQFQQQNLNLQQFVLVQPGHPIATQLQPAQFIISQTPQGQQSLLQAQNLLTQLPQQSQANLLQSQPSITLTAQPATPTRTIAATPIQPLPQNQTTPKRIDTPSLEEPSDLEELEQFAKTFKQRRIKLGFTQGDVGLAMGKLYGNDFSQTTISRFEALNLSFKNMCKLKPLLEKWLNDAENLTSDQALSSPSVLNSSGMGIEGLNRRRKKRTSIETNIRVALEKSFLENQKPTSEEITMIADQLNMEKEVIRVWFCNRRQKEKRINPPSSGSMSSTPIKAIFPNPATLVPSTASLVTSNTPTTLTVNSVLPITSTAVTNTGFTGMRDTDTSAILQQLYAYYHGTTGIGSATNTASVISSTPVASSAVTSPSLSPSPTSLSTSATESVSTHETSTTTQASTAVSSPLGTNQVMVTASGLSAALQGAATQLPANAGLAAMAAAAGLNPGLMSSQFAPGGALLSLNPGTFGSALNPALLSNSTLIQALASGGSLPITSLDASGNLLFANANAGGNLVTAPLFLNPQNLSLLTSNPVSLVSAAAASSGTSAQALNLQVTSAVAESNQNVVTSAGGAAAASTITTASKAQ, encoded by the exons acttcTTTTGAAAGTGCACAGCAAGATGACATGCAAG AATCAAGAATGAGTAATCCGTCAGAAACGAATAAACCTACGATGGAGAGTGGTGATGGGAGCACAG GTGCCCAGACAAATGGATTGGACTTTCAGAGACAGTCTGTGCAAACAAGTGCAATCACTAATGCACATGCACAGGCATTACTTCATCAG GTCCAGCTTGCAGGAGCAAGTTTACAGGCTGCTTCTCAGACAGTAAATTTCCag TCTAAAACAGAAGAATCTGCTGATTCTCAAGTCTCAAGTCAGCCTTCCACTCAGCACTCAGTACAGGGTGCTCTCCCACAGACTCCGCTCATGTTGGCAGGAGGACAGATCACTGGA CTAACCTTGACGCCCGCACAGCAGCAGTTGCTACTCCAACAAGCACAGGCTCAGCTGCTGGCAGCAGCAGTCCAACACTCTGCCAGTCAGCAACATAATGCCACCGGGGCAACCATCTCTGCATCTGCAGCTACTCCAATGACACACATACCCCTTTCACAGCCTATCCAAATAACACCA GACCTGCAGCAGCTTCAGCAGTTTCAGCAGCAAAACTTGAATCTGCAGCAGTTTGTGTTGGTGCAGCCGGGACACCCAATTGCAACCCAGTTGCAACCGGCTCAGTTCATTATATCACAGACGCCGCAGGGGCAGCAGA gtCTCCTGCAAGCTCAAAATCTTTTAACACAACTACCTCAACAAAGCCAAGCTAACCTCCTGCAGTCACAACCAAGCATCACCCTCACTGCACAG CCAGCTACGCCGACGCGCACAATAGCGGCGACACCCATTCAGCCACTTCCACAGAACCAGACGACACCAAAGCGCATAGACACTCCCAGTTTAGAGGAGCCCAGTGATCTGGAGGAGTTGGAGCAATTTGCTAAAACTTTCAAACAGAGGAGAATCAAACTGGGATTCACTCAG GGCGATGTTGGACTTGCTATGGGGAAACTGTATGGAAATGATTTTAGTCAAACAACAATCTCTCGCTTTGAAGCCTTGAATCTcagctttaaaaacatgtgcaagcTTAAACCCTTGCTTGAAAAGTGGCTAAATGATGcag AGAATTTGACATCTGACCAAGCTTTGTCCAGCCCAAGTGTCCTGAACTCCTCAGGAATGGGAATAGAGGGGCTGAATCGCAGGAGGAAGAAACGCACCAGCATTGAGACCAACATACGAGTGGCCTTAGAAAAGAGTTTTCTGGAG AACCAAAAGCCTACCTCTGAGGAGATCACAATGATAGCTGACCAGCTGAACATGGAGAAGGAGGTTATTCGTGTCTGGTTCTGTAATCGACGGCAAAAAGAGAAAAGAATCAATCCGCCTAGCAGTGGCAGCATGAGCAGCACTCCTATTAAAGCAATCTTCCCAAATCCTGCTACACTA GTGCCCAGCACTGCTAGCCTTGTGACCAGTAATACACCGACTACACTGACTGTAAACTCAGTTCTGCCTATAACAAGCACTGCTGTAACTAATACTGGCTTCACAGGTATGAGGGACACAGATACTTCTGCAATATTGCAACAACTTTATGCTTATTATCACG GCACAACAGGAATTGGGTCTGCCACTAACACAGCATCCGTGATCTCATCCACACCGGTCGCTTCCTCGGCTGTGACCTCACCTTCACTCAGCCCTTCCCCTACTTCATTATCTACGTCAGCCACAGAATCGGTCAGCACACATGAGACCAGTACCACCACACAAGCATCCACTGCCGTGTCTTCTCCATTGGGTACCAACCAGGTCATGGTGACAGCGTCTGGACTGTCAGCAGCCTTGCAAGGAGCAGCCACGCAGCTGCCTGCTAATGCAGGATTGGCAGctatggcagcagcagcaggacttAATCCTGGTCTGATGTCCTCTCAATTTGCACCAGG TGGTGCCTTATTAAGCCTCAATCCAGGAACATTTGGCAGTGCTTTAAACCCAGCATTGTTGAGCAACAGTACCCTTATTCAAG CTCTTGCATCTGGCGGGTCCCTTCCAATAACCTCTCTGGATGCCAGTGGAAATCTCTTGTTTGCCAATGCAAATGCAGGAGGTAACCTTGTGACTGCCCCATTGTTCCTTAACCCGCAAAACCTTTCTTTGCTCACCAGCAACCCAGTCAGCCTGGTTTCTGCGGCTGCTGCCTCTTCAGGCACTTCTGCACAGGCCCTGAACCTCCAGGTCACCTCAGCTGTAGCCGAATCAAACCAGAACGTTGTCACTTCTGCAGGCGGGGCGGCTGCTGCATCAACCATCACTACCGCCTCCAAGGCCCAATAA